In Maridesulfovibrio sp., a single genomic region encodes these proteins:
- a CDS encoding LuxR C-terminal-related transcriptional regulator, with protein sequence MSTNDDSGSPERLTEQISDVFGSVSDFILFTDCDGFIRSANAHAKDFFDGPLDQRRIWSLLEVDVPDMAPFLKLYPPGSVHEIPYGKSGGSYSLRLIPLEGPLCSDGYVAVVTNNAPFVELHETYEERIEDNIAALDDSITLFNALFEGAQDPTILADSFFRILTSNPASEALFGRGPSLSGNSCLNLFDAGSARIVRECFETCGTDTKMSMEGDLTAVDASGREIPVELSMHKVRLQSGTVFHLGLRDMSDILRLETGLEESREQVDGMNVALRTVIESVEEEKRDMHEEFAQQVREQILPALDRMMREPLPQMRISFGKFIKERLCALAGETGDQLDDLLLRLTPREVEICRYIEAGKSTEHIAELLSITADTVRTHRKNIRRRLGLRGKNISLVSYLKHQAGS encoded by the coding sequence TTGAGCACAAATGATGATTCCGGAAGTCCCGAGAGGCTGACCGAACAGATTTCAGACGTTTTCGGATCTGTTTCCGACTTTATCCTGTTTACGGATTGCGACGGCTTCATCCGGTCGGCAAATGCGCACGCAAAGGACTTTTTCGATGGACCTCTTGATCAAAGGCGTATCTGGAGTCTTTTGGAGGTTGATGTGCCGGATATGGCTCCCTTCCTTAAACTCTATCCTCCCGGCAGCGTGCATGAAATTCCTTACGGAAAAAGCGGCGGGAGCTATTCGCTGAGACTCATTCCGCTGGAAGGTCCGCTGTGTTCGGACGGCTATGTTGCCGTGGTTACGAATAATGCTCCTTTTGTGGAACTGCATGAGACGTATGAAGAACGTATAGAAGACAATATCGCCGCTCTGGATGACAGCATCACTCTTTTCAATGCCCTGTTCGAGGGGGCGCAGGACCCTACCATACTTGCGGATTCATTTTTCAGGATACTTACCTCCAACCCAGCCTCGGAGGCTCTTTTCGGCCGAGGACCCTCTCTTTCCGGAAACAGTTGTCTGAATCTTTTTGATGCCGGATCGGCCAGAATTGTCCGCGAGTGTTTCGAAACATGCGGCACTGATACCAAGATGAGCATGGAGGGGGATCTGACGGCTGTAGATGCTTCCGGAAGAGAGATTCCGGTTGAACTTTCCATGCACAAGGTCCGGCTCCAGTCCGGTACCGTCTTTCATCTAGGTCTGCGGGACATGAGTGATATTCTGCGGCTTGAAACCGGGCTTGAAGAGAGCCGTGAACAGGTTGACGGCATGAATGTGGCTCTTCGTACCGTTATAGAATCCGTGGAGGAAGAAAAGCGGGATATGCACGAGGAATTCGCCCAGCAGGTCCGCGAACAGATTCTCCCGGCTCTGGACAGGATGATGCGGGAGCCGCTTCCCCAGATGCGCATCAGTTTCGGAAAGTTTATAAAGGAACGCCTTTGCGCACTGGCCGGAGAAACCGGAGATCAACTGGATGACCTGCTGCTCAGACTTACCCCCCGCGAAGTGGAGATATGCCGCTACATTGAGGCAGGAAAAAGTACCGAACACATAGCGGAACTGCTTTCCATTACAGCCGATACGGTTCGTACCCATCGCAAAAATATCCGCCGCAGGCTGGGGCTTCGCGGTAAGAATATTTCCCTCGTTTCCTACCTGAAACATCAGGCCGGTTCATAG
- a CDS encoding amino acid ABC transporter permease gives MYFDFASLPEYVPYFLPAAWMTLEITMLGILLGLVLGLVTVFMRISDKRIFNIPAHAYIYVIRGTPLLLQLLFIYFGMRSMIGLSALPAAVLALGIHNGAYIAEIFRGAIVSISSGQMEAARSIGMSYSRAMFRIILPQAFKRAIPALGNQFIIALKDSSLASTITINELLLKSQQLASSNFMMMEMLTIAGGFYLLYTGVFTFLFHGIEKRLDTGRV, from the coding sequence ATGTATTTCGATTTTGCGAGCCTGCCGGAGTATGTTCCCTATTTTCTTCCGGCGGCCTGGATGACCCTTGAGATTACCATGCTTGGTATTCTTCTGGGACTTGTCCTCGGACTTGTTACTGTCTTCATGCGTATTTCCGATAAGCGTATATTCAATATACCGGCGCACGCCTATATTTATGTAATACGCGGAACTCCGCTGCTGCTTCAACTGCTGTTCATCTATTTCGGTATGCGCAGCATGATAGGGTTGTCCGCTTTGCCTGCGGCGGTTCTGGCGCTGGGAATTCACAACGGGGCCTACATTGCCGAAATTTTCAGGGGGGCTATTGTCTCCATTTCTTCCGGGCAGATGGAGGCGGCGCGCAGTATAGGAATGAGTTATTCGCGGGCAATGTTCAGGATCATTCTCCCGCAAGCGTTCAAAAGGGCGATTCCTGCTCTGGGAAACCAGTTCATCATCGCCTTAAAGGATTCGTCTCTGGCCAGCACGATCACCATCAACGAGTTGCTCCTAAAGTCGCAGCAACTGGCCTCATCCAATTTCATGATGATGGAAATGCTCACTATCGCCGGAGGATTTTATCTGCTCTATACCGGAGTGTTTACGTTTCTGTTTCATGGAATAGAAAAAAGACTCGATACCGGCAGGGTATAA
- a CDS encoding transcriptional regulator, with the protein MENKVLQAMKDAGKPVRPGDVAKAIDVDSKDVSKAIQVLKKEGKVHSPKRCYYEPC; encoded by the coding sequence ATGGAAAATAAAGTATTGCAGGCCATGAAAGATGCAGGCAAGCCGGTCCGCCCCGGAGATGTTGCCAAGGCTATTGATGTTGATTCCAAAGACGTTTCCAAAGCAATTCAGGTGCTCAAAAAAGAGGGCAAGGTCCACAGCCCAAAAAGGTGCTATTACGAACCCTGTTAA
- a CDS encoding response regulator encodes MVADISCMKILIAEDSRPVRLVLKTYINQMGIEPEFAETGNEAYEKLQSATYDLIILDIHMPGMDGREIIRRIRGEGIATPAMAMTAEDDSPILSECLKEGFTSFLLKPILKEELFHIIFKIHKTMD; translated from the coding sequence ATGGTAGCTGACATATCCTGCATGAAAATATTGATTGCCGAGGACTCGCGCCCGGTACGACTGGTGCTCAAGACTTACATCAATCAGATGGGCATAGAGCCGGAATTCGCGGAAACGGGAAACGAAGCCTACGAAAAACTGCAGTCCGCCACCTATGACCTGATCATACTGGACATACACATGCCGGGCATGGACGGACGTGAAATTATCCGCAGGATCAGGGGAGAAGGCATAGCAACTCCCGCCATGGCCATGACGGCCGAAGACGACTCCCCCATCCTTTCCGAATGCCTCAAAGAAGGCTTCACTTCATTTCTCCTCAAGCCGATACTCAAGGAAGAACTGTTCCACATCATTTTTAAAATCCATAAAACAATGGACTGA
- a CDS encoding ABC transporter substrate-binding protein, with the protein MKRFIVLCFAVLAVTAVAAVFGCARQEKTGLEKVRESGEISFAMSGGYPPFNFFNNQNELVGFDVDVAKEVAHRLGVKLKPVTTDWSGIIEGLRSGIYNGILGSMAATDQRRKVVDFSIPYYYSGAQMFVREDAPFKSVDELKDKAVGLVTGTTYELDAKNLGVSDIRLYKDDTHTLTELSNGVIDGVITDRVVGVNAMNSGKFKIRPLGSPLRLEDIAVAFRKEDKTLTDEVDRILKQMHEDGTLSELSRKWLKVDITRK; encoded by the coding sequence ATGAAACGTTTTATCGTCCTGTGTTTTGCTGTGCTCGCTGTTACTGCCGTTGCCGCAGTTTTCGGTTGTGCCCGTCAGGAAAAGACCGGTCTTGAAAAAGTCAGGGAGTCCGGTGAAATAAGCTTTGCAATGTCCGGTGGTTACCCTCCGTTTAATTTTTTCAACAATCAGAATGAACTGGTCGGTTTCGATGTGGACGTGGCAAAGGAAGTTGCCCACAGGCTGGGGGTAAAACTAAAGCCTGTTACCACGGACTGGAGCGGGATCATCGAAGGACTTCGTTCCGGTATCTATAACGGCATTCTGGGCAGCATGGCTGCAACCGACCAGCGCAGGAAGGTCGTGGATTTTTCCATACCCTATTATTACTCCGGGGCGCAGATGTTCGTGAGGGAGGATGCTCCTTTCAAATCTGTTGATGAACTCAAGGACAAGGCTGTCGGTCTTGTCACCGGCACCACCTACGAGCTGGACGCCAAGAATCTCGGCGTTAGCGACATCCGTTTGTACAAGGACGATACCCACACGCTTACCGAGCTTTCAAACGGCGTGATAGACGGCGTCATCACCGACCGTGTGGTTGGCGTTAATGCCATGAACAGCGGCAAATTCAAGATCCGGCCGCTAGGTTCTCCCCTGCGTCTGGAAGATATCGCGGTAGCTTTCAGGAAAGAGGACAAGACTCTCACCGATGAAGTCGACCGGATATTGAAACAGATGCATGAAGACGGCACGCTTAGCGAGTTGAGCCGGAAATGGCTTAAGGTGGACATCACCAGAAAATAA
- a CDS encoding YitT family protein: MIEPIKSVLGKGSSVTFDFTYTVWWNLFLISVGAAISSVAMRSLAVPQEFLAGGIFGLASLVYYKFDALSPGWIYFLLNVPLFVFAWVKVSRRFFWYSLYATVATTVFYELINIPMPVHNQLYAAVACGAIMGFGCGIVLRSLGSNGGLDVLAVFLFQRFNIGIGKVYIIFNAVLFCFSLFELSLDTIIASLILVFISSTVVDQTLSLFNQRKVVLIISKSVEMISHDILHEMKQSATFIKGQGAYLREDTNILMTVVNNIQLKKLEEIVFRNDERALFIVENTFSVIGSSFSRRKVY, translated from the coding sequence ATGATAGAACCAATCAAATCTGTTCTCGGAAAGGGATCCTCTGTAACTTTTGACTTTACATACACGGTCTGGTGGAATCTTTTCCTTATTTCTGTAGGGGCGGCAATCTCCTCGGTGGCCATGAGAAGTCTGGCGGTTCCGCAGGAATTTCTTGCAGGGGGGATTTTCGGGTTGGCCTCGCTGGTTTATTACAAATTTGATGCCCTTTCGCCCGGCTGGATTTACTTTCTGCTCAACGTGCCCCTGTTTGTCTTTGCATGGGTTAAGGTCAGCAGACGTTTCTTCTGGTACAGCCTGTACGCCACAGTGGCGACAACTGTTTTCTACGAACTTATCAATATCCCCATGCCGGTACACAACCAGCTCTATGCCGCAGTGGCCTGCGGAGCCATAATGGGCTTCGGGTGCGGTATTGTTCTCCGCTCCCTCGGGTCCAACGGCGGGCTGGATGTGCTGGCCGTCTTTCTTTTCCAGCGTTTCAACATAGGCATAGGCAAGGTCTACATCATATTTAATGCCGTGCTTTTCTGTTTCAGTCTTTTCGAGCTTTCGCTGGATACGATAATCGCATCGCTCATACTCGTTTTTATCTCGTCAACGGTTGTGGATCAGACTCTTTCACTGTTCAACCAGCGCAAAGTCGTCCTCATCATTTCCAAAAGCGTGGAGATGATCAGCCACGATATACTGCACGAGATGAAGCAGAGCGCCACTTTCATTAAAGGGCAGGGTGCATATCTTCGCGAGGACACCAATATCCTGATGACCGTAGTCAACAATATCCAGTTAAAAAAGCTGGAAGAAATAGTCTTTCGTAACGATGAAAGGGCGTTGTTTATAGTTGAAAACACATTCTCGGTAATCGGGTCCAGTTTTTCCCGGCGCAAGGTCTATTAA
- a CDS encoding TetR/AcrR family transcriptional regulator: MKKYSDKESRILDTAAEMFATQPFHKVLLSDVARVASVGKGTLYLYFKSKDDLYFAVLFRGFSILVERLKKYTEVEGSSPSDQLRCIVRDMILHMINKASNAQLLGKVMHYPNSGEWQEKRVELWSLLQSVIEAGIESGEFEDSCPRLTAQYIPSVIRSICLFPPENIDTETICNHACAFVLKSLKKNAPSA; this comes from the coding sequence ATGAAAAAATATTCAGACAAAGAATCCCGTATTCTGGATACGGCCGCCGAGATGTTTGCCACGCAGCCCTTTCATAAGGTTCTGCTGAGTGACGTGGCCAGAGTTGCGTCCGTGGGTAAAGGAACCCTTTACCTCTATTTCAAGAGCAAGGACGATCTGTACTTCGCAGTCCTCTTCAGGGGCTTTTCCATACTGGTCGAACGGCTCAAAAAATATACCGAGGTCGAAGGTTCTTCCCCTTCCGATCAGTTGCGCTGCATAGTCAGGGACATGATCCTGCATATGATCAACAAGGCAAGCAACGCACAGCTTCTGGGCAAAGTCATGCACTACCCGAACAGCGGAGAATGGCAGGAAAAGAGGGTCGAACTGTGGTCCCTGCTTCAATCCGTGATAGAGGCCGGGATAGAAAGCGGAGAATTCGAGGACTCCTGCCCGCGACTGACCGCACAGTACATTCCGAGTGTAATCCGCTCCATCTGTCTTTTCCCTCCGGAAAACATCGACACGGAAACAATCTGCAACCATGCCTGTGCTTTTGTTTTAAAATCACTGAAAAAAAATGCACCTTCAGCATAA
- a CDS encoding nitroreductase, with translation MNISNPILQALNQRRSIRKFTDEPVSREDLTAILEAGRWAPSGLNNQPWRFLAVHDSDPRAEALAGCTKYGHIIRAARELICIFLEKDKIYNAMKDHQAVGGCIQNMMLAAHSLGIGTVWIGEIVNHGEEVLEVLGLDNDKYELQAVIAAGHPDQQGSSTRKELSELMLEEY, from the coding sequence ATGAACATATCAAACCCTATTCTCCAGGCCCTGAACCAAAGACGCTCCATCAGGAAATTCACTGATGAACCGGTAAGCCGGGAAGACCTGACCGCCATCCTTGAAGCCGGCAGATGGGCTCCCAGCGGCCTGAATAATCAGCCATGGCGCTTTCTGGCCGTCCATGATTCAGATCCACGTGCCGAAGCGCTGGCTGGCTGTACCAAATACGGACATATAATCCGGGCAGCCAGGGAACTGATCTGTATTTTTCTTGAAAAGGACAAAATATACAACGCCATGAAAGACCATCAGGCCGTGGGCGGATGCATCCAGAACATGATGCTGGCCGCACATTCACTTGGTATCGGCACTGTCTGGATCGGCGAAATAGTCAACCACGGAGAAGAAGTTCTGGAAGTTCTGGGACTTGATAACGACAAATACGAACTTCAGGCCGTTATTGCGGCCGGACACCCGGATCAGCAGGGCAGCTCCACCCGCAAGGAGCTGTCGGAACTGATGCTGGAGGAATATTGA
- the hpnA gene encoding hopanoid-associated sugar epimerase, which yields MTVLITGATGLIGSRLVGILAESGFSIRALVRDIEKAKRIINSPVEFVRGDMNDPDALKKGLRGCRYLFHLAADYRLWVPDPAAMNRTNVEGTRQIMTMAMEAGVERIVYTSSVCVLGCGKNGTPADENTASTAADMISPYKKTKFHAEKIVMDMVREKGLPAVTVNPSTPVGPGDSRPTPTGAMILNTARDGGRFYADTGLNVGHVDDIALGHLLALRKGRIGERYILGGDNISLKELFAMTALAAGKPGPVFKVPHAVMFSAGFAGELVARLGLVKNPVLTMDSVRMAAKKMYYSSAKAEKKLGYTHRPAEEAVKDAVRWFREQGMLQD from the coding sequence ATGACCGTATTAATCACCGGCGCAACCGGTTTGATAGGCTCCCGACTTGTCGGTATTCTGGCCGAAAGCGGATTCTCCATCAGAGCGCTTGTCCGGGACATTGAAAAGGCCAAACGCATTATCAACAGCCCTGTTGAATTTGTCCGCGGAGACATGAACGACCCGGACGCACTGAAAAAAGGGCTTCGCGGCTGCAGGTATCTGTTTCACCTTGCGGCCGATTACCGCCTTTGGGTCCCCGACCCCGCAGCAATGAACCGCACCAATGTTGAGGGAACCAGGCAGATCATGACCATGGCAATGGAAGCCGGAGTGGAACGCATCGTTTACACGTCCAGCGTCTGCGTGCTCGGCTGCGGGAAGAACGGAACACCTGCCGATGAAAATACTGCGTCAACTGCTGCGGACATGATCAGTCCTTACAAAAAAACCAAATTTCATGCCGAGAAAATTGTCATGGACATGGTCCGGGAGAAAGGGCTTCCGGCTGTAACGGTCAACCCCTCGACTCCGGTCGGCCCGGGGGATTCCCGCCCGACCCCCACGGGAGCCATGATTCTAAACACGGCACGGGACGGCGGAAGATTCTATGCGGATACAGGGCTCAACGTTGGACATGTGGACGACATAGCCCTCGGCCATCTGCTGGCACTGCGCAAAGGCAGGATAGGTGAGCGCTACATTCTGGGCGGGGACAACATCAGCCTGAAAGAACTGTTCGCCATGACAGCACTTGCGGCAGGCAAGCCGGGTCCGGTATTCAAAGTCCCGCACGCCGTAATGTTTTCCGCAGGTTTTGCGGGGGAACTTGTCGCCCGCCTCGGTCTGGTAAAAAATCCGGTACTGACCATGGACAGCGTGCGCATGGCGGCCAAGAAAATGTATTACAGTTCCGCAAAAGCCGAAAAGAAACTTGGCTATACACACCGCCCCGCTGAAGAGGCCGTCAAAGACGCGGTCAGATGGTTCCGGGAACAGGGTATGCTGCAGGACTGA
- a CDS encoding DHA2 family efflux MFS transporter permease subunit → MSSFKDPEEMSPAERWTIAFTVMFGAFMAVMDTSVVNVSMSHMMGSFGANLSSITWVATSYSIAEIIMVTMAGWWSSLIGRKNLYLASFILFTAGSILCGTATTFTEIITYRVIQGIGGGALIPISQAILRETFPPKQQGMAMAIYGMGVVLAPALGPICGGLLTDSWGWPWIFYINIPVCVIGIVLTFKFVHDPPYLRRGIKSVDWQGIILLTVFLTGMQVVLERGQEERWFESDFITIASIATGVSLLIMIFWELRCKEPVINLRVLKDKNLTLGSVMGLIFGISLFGTTFVLPQFTQELLGYPAFESGLALAPRAVTLLIVMPVSGWLYQRIGARALVMTGIVIILFSYYDLMQLSIQADISNLVIPLVIMGIGMPFMFIPLSTVSLCTVEKSNITDASSIYTLARRIGGNLGYAFVAVILDRKIQTHTAYLTENISEYRQFFHDYLARTNDLIHQLGADALTASKLSIGILQNTVIRQAKMLAYNDISFIFGCMFLLLIPLIFLMPSKAQIAEMNRK, encoded by the coding sequence TTGTCAAGCTTCAAAGATCCGGAAGAGATGTCTCCGGCAGAACGATGGACCATTGCTTTTACTGTAATGTTCGGGGCCTTCATGGCCGTAATGGACACCAGCGTGGTCAATGTGTCCATGTCCCACATGATGGGAAGCTTCGGCGCGAACCTCTCCTCAATCACCTGGGTTGCCACCAGCTACAGCATAGCCGAAATAATCATGGTCACAATGGCCGGATGGTGGAGTTCGCTTATAGGCCGCAAAAACCTGTATCTGGCTTCGTTCATACTTTTCACCGCTGGCTCTATTCTATGCGGGACAGCAACAACCTTTACCGAAATCATAACCTACCGCGTGATTCAGGGAATAGGCGGGGGCGCGCTTATCCCAATCTCCCAGGCGATCCTGCGCGAAACATTTCCGCCAAAACAACAGGGTATGGCCATGGCCATCTACGGCATGGGGGTTGTGCTTGCTCCGGCCCTTGGGCCCATATGCGGAGGTCTTCTTACGGACAGCTGGGGCTGGCCGTGGATATTTTACATCAACATCCCGGTATGCGTTATAGGTATAGTCCTGACATTCAAATTCGTGCATGATCCGCCGTACCTGCGCCGGGGCATAAAATCCGTAGACTGGCAGGGGATTATCCTTTTGACCGTCTTCCTTACCGGCATGCAGGTAGTCCTTGAAAGAGGACAGGAAGAACGCTGGTTTGAATCTGATTTCATCACAATTGCCAGCATAGCCACCGGGGTGTCTCTCCTTATAATGATTTTCTGGGAACTCCGCTGCAAGGAACCGGTAATCAATCTGCGGGTGCTCAAGGACAAAAACCTCACCCTCGGCTCGGTAATGGGTCTGATCTTCGGCATATCCCTTTTCGGCACAACCTTTGTCCTGCCGCAGTTCACGCAGGAACTGCTGGGCTATCCGGCTTTCGAATCCGGCCTTGCTCTGGCTCCGCGGGCTGTGACCCTGCTGATAGTCATGCCAGTATCCGGATGGCTGTATCAGAGGATCGGCGCACGGGCGCTGGTAATGACCGGCATAGTCATCATACTGTTCTCCTATTACGATCTTATGCAGTTGAGCATACAGGCAGACATAAGCAATCTGGTCATACCGCTGGTGATCATGGGCATAGGCATGCCTTTCATGTTCATCCCCCTGAGCACGGTTTCCCTGTGTACGGTAGAAAAATCCAACATAACGGACGCTTCAAGCATCTATACACTTGCACGAAGAATCGGCGGCAATCTTGGCTACGCCTTTGTCGCTGTAATACTGGACCGTAAAATCCAGACGCACACAGCATATCTGACTGAAAATATAAGTGAATACCGTCAGTTTTTTCACGACTATCTGGCCCGGACCAACGATCTAATCCATCAGTTGGGAGCAGACGCGCTCACCGCGTCCAAATTATCCATCGGAATCCTGCAAAATACTGTTATAAGGCAGGCCAAAATGCTTGCCTACAACGATATCTCATTTATTTTCGGCTGCATGTTCCTCTTACTGATCCCCCTCATCTTCCTCATGCCCAGCAAGGCGCAAATAGCTGAAATGAACAGAAAATAG
- a CDS encoding flavodoxin family protein, translating into MKQIPVIFACSHHRGGNSDHAAALFLEGIRSAGGDAELVRIGDMDFRHCTGCLKCRKAEGNRCIFANDDGAQELYEKIMHAPFTFFSSPIYFYHLPSRLKTFIDRGQWAFEAAQASSGPVATLPVRPAYACLLAGRPKGAKLFEGAELTLKFFLRFFRAELQPAITFRGIDLPGDLQKSPADCSVLLEAGSEAWKRNLTHGS; encoded by the coding sequence ATGAAACAGATCCCGGTAATATTCGCCTGCAGCCACCATCGCGGCGGCAACAGCGACCATGCGGCGGCCCTGTTTCTCGAAGGCATACGCAGCGCAGGCGGGGATGCCGAACTGGTCCGGATAGGCGATATGGATTTCAGGCACTGTACAGGATGTCTCAAATGCCGGAAGGCCGAAGGAAACCGCTGCATATTCGCCAACGATGATGGAGCGCAGGAACTGTACGAAAAAATCATGCATGCTCCGTTCACCTTCTTTTCTTCACCGATCTATTTTTACCACCTGCCTTCCAGACTGAAGACCTTCATAGACCGGGGCCAATGGGCCTTTGAGGCGGCACAGGCTTCCTCGGGACCAGTCGCAACCCTGCCCGTCCGCCCGGCATACGCATGCCTGCTTGCGGGAAGGCCGAAAGGAGCAAAACTCTTTGAAGGCGCAGAACTGACCCTGAAATTCTTCCTGAGGTTCTTCAGGGCCGAACTACAGCCGGCAATAACCTTCAGGGGAATAGACCTTCCGGGAGACCTGCAAAAAAGTCCCGCAGACTGCTCCGTACTGCTCGAAGCCGGATCGGAAGCATGGAAAAGGAACCTTACCCATGGTAGCTGA
- a CDS encoding MBL fold metallo-hydrolase, translating into MSEIKKFPMGPLQTNCYLIANNGQALIIDPGGDPAAPVAYLKKTGAELECILNTHLHFDHIYGNHKLSELSGKTIYASDVDLVLMETEVGRGGLMGFPVVEPFETQNMSTGETELAGLECRVLSTPGHTPGSLTFYFPELKAAFVGDVLFRRSVGRTDFPYGDTEQLMSSLRNVIFTLPAETVVYSGHGPETTVGEEMNHNPFINDLSI; encoded by the coding sequence ATGAGTGAAATAAAAAAATTTCCCATGGGCCCGCTGCAGACCAACTGTTACCTGATCGCCAACAACGGCCAGGCGCTGATTATCGATCCGGGTGGAGACCCGGCCGCGCCGGTGGCTTATCTGAAAAAAACCGGTGCCGAACTGGAATGCATCCTGAATACACACCTGCATTTCGACCATATTTACGGCAACCATAAATTATCCGAACTCAGCGGCAAAACCATCTACGCATCCGATGTAGACCTTGTGCTAATGGAAACGGAAGTCGGACGAGGTGGATTGATGGGGTTCCCTGTTGTAGAACCCTTTGAAACACAGAACATGTCCACAGGGGAAACGGAACTGGCCGGTCTGGAATGCAGAGTTCTTTCCACCCCTGGTCACACACCGGGAAGCCTGACCTTCTATTTCCCGGAACTTAAGGCCGCTTTTGTAGGCGACGTGCTTTTCCGCCGTTCCGTGGGCAGGACGGATTTTCCCTATGGCGACACCGAGCAGTTGATGTCCTCCCTGCGGAATGTGATTTTCACCCTTCCCGCAGAAACCGTGGTATACTCCGGTCACGGCCCGGAAACAACGGTAGGCGAGGAGATGAACCACAATCCGTTTATCAATGATCTGAGCATCTGA
- a CDS encoding HlyD family secretion protein: MKTESTNNTDTPDKAKGSKLKLRLLSLAGVLLLLLSGAIGYPLYKHAISHESTDNAFVEAHVVSVSPRVAGHISRVLVSDNQMVKKGDVIAEIDPRDYQVACEIAVARVESSRAEVKEAEALVLAAEKELSQKKAELTSTTSGLSKIKAEVDQAKARYMRDENDLSRMQKIAKAGAVSIQEFDHAKAQEAMARANLNSVKSTINSQSAKIIQAQAAIQAAQGKLQQAYAQIDVRKAGLREEEAALEQARLNLSYTRIIAPCSGYITKKSAEPGNYVQAGQKMLSIVSDDVWIVANFKETQIMNMRPGQHVEIEVDSFPGIVFNGHVDSIQRGTGSRFTLLPPENAAGNFIKVVQRVPVKIALDTPTVTAGYTLSPGMSVIPSVDISTGKIPEARQVASTETVEH, encoded by the coding sequence ATGAAAACAGAATCAACAAACAATACGGACACGCCGGACAAGGCCAAAGGCTCAAAATTGAAGTTGCGGCTTCTCTCCCTTGCCGGAGTTCTCCTGCTGCTGCTCTCCGGGGCGATAGGCTATCCTCTCTACAAACACGCCATCAGCCACGAATCCACTGACAACGCATTTGTGGAAGCCCATGTTGTTTCCGTAAGCCCCCGGGTTGCCGGACATATTTCCCGAGTTCTGGTTTCGGACAACCAGATGGTGAAAAAAGGGGACGTAATAGCTGAAATTGATCCCAGAGATTATCAGGTAGCATGCGAAATTGCCGTCGCCCGCGTTGAATCATCCAGAGCAGAGGTCAAGGAGGCGGAGGCTCTCGTACTTGCCGCGGAAAAAGAACTGTCCCAGAAAAAGGCGGAGTTGACCTCCACAACTTCAGGACTTTCAAAAATCAAGGCAGAAGTTGATCAGGCCAAGGCAAGATACATGCGTGATGAAAACGACCTTTCCCGCATGCAGAAGATAGCTAAAGCCGGTGCTGTTAGCATTCAGGAATTCGATCACGCCAAGGCGCAGGAAGCCATGGCCAGAGCAAATCTGAATTCAGTCAAATCAACAATAAACAGCCAGTCTGCAAAGATCATACAGGCTCAGGCGGCCATACAGGCCGCGCAGGGGAAACTGCAGCAGGCCTATGCCCAGATCGATGTCCGCAAGGCGGGCCTGCGCGAAGAGGAAGCAGCGCTGGAGCAGGCAAGGCTGAATCTTTCCTATACCAGAATAATCGCTCCCTGTTCGGGATACATAACCAAAAAATCTGCCGAACCGGGCAACTATGTTCAGGCCGGCCAGAAAATGCTGAGTATTGTCAGCGACGATGTCTGGATTGTCGCCAACTTCAAGGAAACACAGATAATGAACATGCGTCCCGGTCAGCATGTCGAGATAGAAGTCGACTCATTCCCCGGAATAGTCTTCAACGGACATGTGGACTCCATTCAGAGGGGAACAGGTTCCCGATTCACCCTGCTGCCACCGGAAAACGCGGCCGGAAACTTCATCAAGGTTGTCCAGAGAGTTCCGGTAAAAATCGCCCTTGATACGCCGACTGTAACGGCAGGCTACACACTCTCTCCGGGGATGTCTGTCATTCCAAGCGTGGATATTTCCACAGGTAAAATACCTGAAGCCAGACAGGTTGCATCGACCGAGACCGTGGAGCATTAA